The proteins below come from a single Oxobacter pfennigii genomic window:
- a CDS encoding PucR family transcriptional regulator has product MMITLNMIYEKLKSDCRCEKNRSTLSDNPLQAPLLYTNGPLSLGCVYVADAAELKGEELDGMAVVCVGTPAFDYLRVSFDLIIVENTYDLKALFNRIQTIFLSLLYWDAQLKHISRDSMDMQKLLEESRRELDYSFVFLNNFLKPIAICADSSLDGVPDKVQSELVASVLQNDAVEDVSKAPNARRFVTAHNKRGLYYNIYYNSDYRGKLLALCDSCREITRADECLFENICRHAEKMYELFSSSSMRMPGYVMMQRVIHAVLSDNCQYGNAEVSEALKFARWGVNDSYVVCFIPFGENGSIPVRAEYIVTLLENRWSVAQGGYASGIVLEDGIAWIVNISLSAEGYFDEFLPEFIDLVRGFSFQAGMSATCHDFFSLRAYLKQAATAIRIGSRMEPGAVFYSFKKYALEHMLDSAVGTFNAEDVIHPSLITLMNYDREHNTEFCKTLRVFIKYSYNVLQASSELFIHRSTFSVRIKRIESLCRIDLDDERTRLHILLSFYIQEKLGCIRQQCGGDR; this is encoded by the coding sequence ATGATGATTACCTTGAACATGATCTATGAAAAACTGAAGTCAGACTGTCGATGCGAAAAAAACAGGAGTACTCTCTCCGACAACCCGCTCCAAGCTCCTCTCCTCTACACTAACGGACCCCTTTCCCTAGGGTGCGTGTATGTGGCGGACGCTGCCGAGCTTAAAGGGGAGGAACTGGACGGCATGGCGGTTGTCTGCGTGGGGACGCCCGCCTTTGATTACCTCCGAGTCTCCTTTGACCTGATTATTGTAGAGAATACTTATGATCTGAAGGCGCTCTTCAACCGCATACAGACCATTTTCCTCTCTTTGCTCTACTGGGACGCCCAGCTCAAACATATATCCCGGGATTCCATGGATATGCAGAAGCTGTTGGAGGAGAGTCGCAGGGAACTGGACTATTCCTTTGTTTTTTTGAACAATTTCTTGAAACCCATCGCTATTTGCGCCGATTCAAGTCTGGACGGCGTACCGGACAAAGTGCAGAGCGAGCTCGTTGCATCCGTTCTCCAGAACGATGCCGTGGAGGATGTGAGCAAGGCCCCCAACGCCCGCAGATTTGTTACCGCCCACAACAAGAGGGGACTCTATTACAACATTTACTATAACAGCGATTACCGGGGAAAGCTGCTGGCCTTATGCGACAGCTGCAGAGAGATCACCCGGGCAGACGAGTGCCTTTTTGAAAATATATGCCGTCATGCGGAAAAGATGTACGAGCTTTTTTCCAGCTCCTCAATGCGTATGCCCGGCTATGTGATGATGCAGCGGGTGATTCACGCCGTGCTGAGCGACAACTGCCAGTACGGCAACGCCGAGGTGTCTGAGGCCCTGAAATTTGCCAGATGGGGTGTAAACGACAGCTATGTGGTCTGCTTTATACCCTTCGGTGAGAACGGCAGCATACCCGTGCGGGCGGAGTATATCGTAACGCTGCTGGAGAACCGCTGGAGCGTCGCCCAGGGCGGCTATGCCTCCGGCATCGTGCTGGAGGACGGAATCGCGTGGATTGTAAACATCTCCCTGTCCGCGGAAGGGTATTTCGACGAGTTCCTGCCCGAATTCATCGACCTGGTGCGGGGCTTTAGCTTCCAGGCGGGCATGAGCGCGACGTGCCACGACTTTTTCTCCCTCCGCGCCTATCTTAAGCAGGCCGCCACCGCCATCAGGATCGGCTCCCGGATGGAACCCGGCGCGGTCTTCTACAGCTTTAAGAAATACGCGCTGGAACATATGCTCGACAGTGCCGTAGGCACCTTTAATGCGGAGGACGTGATCCATCCCAGCCTCATCACGCTGATGAACTACGACCGTGAGCACAACACGGAATTTTGCAAGACACTTCGAGTGTTCATTAAGTACAGTTACAACGTGCTTCAGGCCAGCAGCGAGCTTTTTATCCACCGCTCCACCTTCTCGGTGCGAATCAAGCGCATCGAGTCTCTCTGCCGGATCGATCTGGACGACGAGCGCACCCGGCTGCATATCCTCCTTTCCTTTTATATTCAGGAAAAGCTGGGCTGCATTCGGCAGCAATGCGGGGGCGACAGATAG
- a CDS encoding MFS transporter: protein MNEAPKLTNLHINTYALSNSLNSMAFTVPMTFLTLFMTDYLRISPVAIGTGMLIAKTVDFLVGLIAGIFIEQSNMKKGKYLSWIRLLTITLFFGNIVQMIDTSSFISNATVRLAIVMIFYMMFHCSMNFYATSRAAMIPKMAGHNMEDRKKITARQGQFAAATAIITSAVTLPAVQLVQNITGSASLGYFIVAAVFSVAFATVNLIFVKIAAPFDPPQASVASVRKPPTVGQMVTSVVTNKQMLVLFFGFTAFTIGTQLYAGITAYYFRVTGTFAFMTVAMTARSICALLASLVAPALGRKIGKKGSLIFGWFIYALSTISIWAFGINSDGSANLVVMTVAMCLCQGAMYIYTVFTANYYLDCGEYGYYDTGIDNRTMALTVMNWPTKIGFALGGSLVGYCLAWSGYIAPTATTAATFTYMNRFTMSIGLIPGICMLIGATIILVAYKLTDTQAAEYAKLNAEREAGAAAKAAN from the coding sequence ATGAATGAAGCACCAAAACTGACGAACCTGCATATTAATACTTATGCGCTGTCCAACAGTTTAAACTCAATGGCCTTCACTGTACCCATGACGTTTCTGACCTTATTTATGACAGACTACTTAAGAATTAGCCCCGTGGCTATCGGCACCGGTATGCTTATCGCCAAAACTGTTGACTTCTTAGTCGGACTCATTGCGGGCATTTTTATTGAGCAGAGCAACATGAAGAAAGGCAAATATCTCTCGTGGATACGTCTTTTAACCATCACACTTTTCTTTGGTAACATTGTTCAGATGATAGACACATCTTCTTTTATCAGCAATGCCACCGTACGTTTGGCTATCGTCATGATATTCTATATGATGTTCCACTGCTCCATGAACTTCTATGCCACCTCCCGTGCGGCAATGATTCCTAAGATGGCCGGACACAACATGGAGGACCGTAAAAAGATTACCGCCCGTCAGGGCCAGTTTGCAGCCGCAACTGCCATTATAACCTCGGCTGTGACCCTTCCCGCTGTTCAGCTTGTTCAGAATATCACCGGCTCAGCATCCCTTGGCTACTTCATAGTTGCTGCTGTATTTTCTGTCGCCTTCGCCACTGTCAACTTAATCTTTGTCAAGATAGCAGCTCCCTTTGATCCACCCCAGGCGTCCGTTGCTTCTGTGCGCAAGCCTCCAACTGTCGGACAGATGGTTACTTCCGTTGTCACCAATAAGCAGATGCTTGTTCTTTTCTTCGGCTTCACTGCCTTCACCATCGGCACACAGCTTTACGCCGGCATCACCGCTTATTATTTCCGTGTGACCGGTACCTTTGCTTTCATGACCGTGGCAATGACCGCCCGCTCAATATGTGCCCTTCTTGCCAGCCTAGTTGCTCCGGCTCTCGGCCGCAAGATTGGAAAGAAAGGTTCTCTGATTTTCGGATGGTTCATTTATGCCTTAAGCACCATCTCGATTTGGGCCTTTGGTATTAATTCTGATGGCAGCGCAAACCTGGTTGTTATGACCGTCGCCATGTGCCTATGCCAGGGTGCAATGTACATCTATACCGTATTCACTGCCAACTACTACCTTGACTGCGGAGAGTACGGCTACTATGATACCGGCATTGACAACCGTACCATGGCTCTTACCGTCATGAACTGGCCCACTAAAATAGGCTTTGCATTGGGCGGCTCCCTTGTAGGATACTGTTTAGCATGGTCCGGCTATATTGCCCCCACCGCAACTACTGCAGCTACCTTCACCTACATGAACCGCTTCACGATGTCAATCGGATTAATACCCGGTATATGTATGTTAATCGGTGCCACTATCATTCTGGTCGCCTACAAGCTGACTGACACTCAGGCTGCCGAATACGCAAAGCTCAACGCTGAACGTGAGGCTGGTGCTGCTGCCAAAGCCGCTAATTAA